TGGTGGAGGCCGCGAGCATGAGGAAACTGGCGGCCGACGCGGCGAGGCCGTCGATCTTGGCGGTGACGGTGCCGGAAAATTCCGACAGCAGCGCCATCATTGCGCGCGCCTCGAAGACGTCGCCGCCCGGGGAGTTGATCCGCATCACCAGCGTCGATGCGGTGATGCCCTGCAGGGCGTTCGCCAGGTCGGCGGCGGAGACGCCCCAATAGCTGTCGATCACGTCGTAGATGTAGATCGTGGCGGTATCGCCATCGATCTCCGAGCGGATGCCGGCGCCCTTGCCAGCATTGTCCCGCGCGAGCGCGAAGAGCTTACGATGCATTGCCCGTTTCCTTCTCGGGTTGGACCAATGGCTCGCCCGGCGGGGCGTGACCCATCGGCGAGTAGATCTTGTCGGCGTTCGGATCGTCGCTCGGCGGTAGGCCGGTCTTCCGGCGAGCATCGTTCTCCGACATCCAGCCAGGCAGCTGGTTGCCGCCGAGCGCGGCGCGGAGATATTCGGAGATCGCCTTGCTATCGGCGCCCATCAGGTGCTCGTCGTCGAACGACACGAAGAGCTTGGAGCGCTTGGCACCGACGATCGGAAACAGCTTCCGGCTCAGCTCTTTCGCCACCCGGATCTTGTGAGGGGCGACCGAGTAGCGATCGAAGCCCAGGTTCTGCTGCTCGATGCCCGTGCCCCAGTTGCTGGCGCCGGCGGTTTCACCGATCATGTGCGGGGGGACGCCGAAGACGCGGGCGACGTCGACGGCCGAATAGGCGAGCAGCTCGAGCAGCTGCGCGTCCTTGGCGGTGACCGTTACGCGGTCCCATTTCGCTCCGTTTTCCAGGAGCAGGGGATTATGCGCGTTGCTGATCCCCGACGCGCGCTTGCGCAGATAATCCTTGAAGTCCTTTCGCTGGTCGCTCGAAATTCCACCGTTGAAGGTGAAATAGTCGTTCGTCAGCAGCCCGCGCTCGAATTGGCCGGCGGTATAGTCCCGCGTGGCGAGGCCGACGCCGATCGACTGTG
This genomic window from Sphingomonas abietis contains:
- a CDS encoding phage portal protein, coding for MNAAVDSGFIIQGGGDDAAIMEFFGGGQRAAGMTVTPETAMRLSAVWRCVTLIAGAMMCNPIGIYERLPGGSKKRLDDHEFTRFLTDEANDDTSGPEFIELQAMAMMLRGNGYAVIRQARNGVIHDLDYYHPARVTPYYSGKTKWYRIINLDGEVEYFDSSQILHFKGPGQTYDGLRALSTVEHHAQSIGVGLATRDYTAGQFERGLLTNDYFTFNGGISSDQRKDFKDYLRKRASGISNAHNPLLLENGAKWDRVTVTAKDAQLLELLAYSAVDVARVFGVPPHMIGETAGASNWGTGIEQQNLGFDRYSVAPHKIRVAKELSRKLFPIVGAKRSKLFVSFDDEHLMGADSKAISEYLRAALGGNQLPGWMSENDARRKTGLPPSDDPNADKIYSPMGHAPPGEPLVQPEKETGNAS